One Panicum virgatum strain AP13 chromosome 9K, P.virgatum_v5, whole genome shotgun sequence genomic region harbors:
- the LOC120651332 gene encoding peptidyl-prolyl cis-trans isomerase-like — protein MAPTRSNPTNPRVFLDLNIGGERVGRVVIELFADKVPKTAENFRLLCTGERGTGRWSGKRLHYKSAPFHRVVPGFMCQGGDITASNGTGGESAIGDGRYFPDEGLGAVRHDGPGVVSMANAGPNTNGSQFFITFAEAPWLDDRHVAFGRVEDGMDAVRAIEKAGSMSGRTVRPVIIADCGQLNYRAPF, from the coding sequence ATGGCACCGACCAGGAGCAACCCAACAAACCCCAGGGTGTTCCTGGACCTCAACatcggcggcgagcgcgtgggCCGCGTCGTCATCGAGCTGTTCGCTGACAAGGTGCCCAAAACGGCGGAGAACTTCCGGCTGCTCTGCACCGGCGAGCGCGGCACCGGGCGGTGGTCGGGCAAGCGCCTGCACTACAAGAGCGCGCCGTTCCATCGGGTGGTGCCCGGGTTCATGTGCCAGGGCGGGGACATCACCGCGAGCAACGGCACCGGCGGTGAGTCCGCGATCGGAGACGGCCGGTACTTCCCCGACGAGGGGCTCGGCGCCGTCCGGCACGACGGCCCCGGCGTGGTGTCCATGGCGAACGCCGGGCCCAACACCAACGGCTCCCAGTTCTTCATCACCTTCGCCGAGGCGCCGTGGCTGGATGATCGCCACGTCGCGTTCGGCCGCGTCGAGGACGGGATGGACGCCGTGCGCGCCATCGAGAAGGCCGGTTCCATGAGCGGCAGGACGGTGAGGCCCGTCATCATCGCTGACTGCGGCCAGCTAAACTACCGCGCCCCGTTCTGA
- the LOC120648687 gene encoding circumsporozoite protein-like: MELLLPGIATLLLLSCSLAAAMTTPLGTIERVTKQQILASIPPGGGPPVLFLTSPSGKYAAYFVRTHTMPGAGGLGADFCYVEVVDTTTAGGHGGAVEEGDAAAASGKSVWESECRAISTVNTCSLLFSWDGLEVFDGSEEVWHGETNRDGTNFLETLELVDDGDMRIRDKDGELAWRASDEPRHAQHCGAPGSPGLGAALPPFAEPLGAHSSNLPFGQEPDGNGHAAELPQAADLGSGAAAFGGAPAGMAGPDLGQGDHDAAADVGSGAAAFGGAAGVAGPGHGQGEHDVAGFGAQPLVDNSPYDSGAWKEGRGAHIAAVAVALCISAVLGAMGVGVAL; encoded by the coding sequence ATGGAGCTCCTCCTCCCTGGCATCGCCACCCTGCTCCTCCTGTCCTGCTCCCTGGCGGCAGCGATGACGACACCGCTGGGCACGATCGAGCGCGTGACCAAGCAGCAGATCCTCGCAAGCATCCCGCCGGGCGGGGGGCCGCCCGTGCTGTTCCTCACGTCGCCGTCGGGCAAGTACGCGGCGTACTTCGTGCGCACGCACACCATGCCGGGCGCCGGCGGGCTCGGCGCCGATTTCTGCTACGTCGAGGTGGTCGACACCACCAcggccggcggccacggcggcgccgtcgaggagggcgatgccgccgccgccagcgggaAGAGCGTGTGGGAGTCGGAGTGCCGGGCCATCAGCACGGTGAACACGTGCTCGCTGCTCTTCTCGTGGGACGGGCTGGAGGTGTTCGACGGCAGCGAGGAGGTGTGGCACGGCGAGACCAACAGGGACGGCACCAACTTCCTCGAGACGCTCGAGCTCGTGGACGACGGCGACATGCGCATCCGCGACAAGGACGGCGAGCTCGCGTGGCGCGCCAGCGACGAGCCGCGCCACGCGCAGCACTGCGGTGCACCGGGGTCGCCGGGGCTCGGCGCCGCGCTCCCGCCTTTCGCCGAGCCCCTCGGCGCGCACAGCAGCAACCTGCCCTTTGGCCAGGAACCTGACGGCAACGGCCACGCGGCCGAGCTGCCACAGGCCGCCGACCTCGGCAGCGGAGCAGCAGCCTTCGGTGGCGCCCCGGCCGGGATGGCCGGTCCTGACCTCGGCCAGGGAGACCACGACGCGGCGGCCGACGTCGGCAGCGGAGCAGCGGCCTTTGGTGGCGCCGCAGGGGTGGCCGGGCCTGGGCACGGCCAGGGCGAGCACGACGTGGCGGGATTCGGTGCCCAGCCACTAGTGGATAACAGTCCCTATGACAGCGGGGCCTGGAAAGAGGGCCGTGGGGCCCATATCGCCGCCGTTGCCGTCGCCCTGTGCATCTCAGCCGTGCTTGGCGCAATGGGCGTCGGCGTCGCTCTCTAA
- the LOC120648688 gene encoding uncharacterized protein LOC120648688 translates to MALSRHDAKQAEQEATVVLRCFDGVKVPVPTALARRRSELVAAAAGERVVDVPGNVYGPVVARVAAYWEGRAAATGNAAGAAFDAAFLAGLRHDALVDLIHAAHHLGDAALFDLFRSPA, encoded by the coding sequence ATGGCGCTCTCCCGACATGACGCGAAGCAGGCGGAGCAAGAGGCAACCGTGGTGCTGCGGTGCTTCGACGGCGTGAAGGTCCCCGTGCCGACGGCGCTCGCGCGGCGGCGATCGGAgctggtggccgcggcggccggggagcgcGTGGTCGACGTGCCGGGCAACGTGTACGGCCCCGTGGTCGCCAGGGTGGCCGCGTACTGGGAGGGCCGCGCCGCGGCGACGGGCAACGCCGCCGGTGCGGCGTTCGACGCCGCGTTCCTGGCGGGGCTGCGGCACGACGCGCTGGTGGACCTCATCCACGCCGCGCACCATCTGGGCGACGCCGCGCTCTTCGACCTCTTCAGGTCCCCTGCCTGA
- the LOC120651333 gene encoding acyl-[acyl-carrier-protein] desaturase 6, chloroplastic-like isoform X2 has product MALAAATVLRFGYPSCKPNAPAGRNRCCCNPQTTTGNGVLAINRSTWNGAAASSEATAAAGRRRDKKDVVDEEDEWPSYLTPERLDVLREMEPWVEEHVLTLLKPVEASWQPSDLLPDPAALGSDGFHAACLELRAGAAEVPDELLVCLVANMVTEEALPTYPSGLNRFEVVRDATGADPTPWARWIRGWSAEENRHGDVLNRYMHLSGRFDMREVERTVQRLIRDGMSFHGPVRSPYHGFVYLTFQERATAIAHGNTARLVGARGAGDSTLARICGTVAADEKRHEAAYTRIMGKLFEVEPDAAVRAMAYMMRHRIDMPTGLINDGRHSGRDFYDRFSAVAQQAGTYTVSDYRGILEHLIGQWGVKELASGLSGEGRRARDYLCALPNKMQRMEDKVLERAVKARNEPTRIPINWIFDRVISVVLP; this is encoded by the exons ATGGCCTTGGCAGCAGCAACCGTGCTCAGGTTTGGGTACCCGTCGTGTAAACCAAATGCTCCAGCTGGGAGAaaccgctgctgctgcaaccCACAAACAACTACCGGCAATGGTGTCCTAGCTATCAATCGCAGCACCTG GAACGGGGCTGCAGCGAGCAGTGAGGCGACGGCCGCGGCTGGACGCCGGCGAGACAAGAAGGAcgtggtggacgaggaggacgaatGGCCGAGCTACCTGACGCCGGAGAGGCTGGACGTGCTGAGGGAGATGGAGCCGTGGGTGGAGGAACATGTGCTCACGCTGCTCAAGCCCGTGGAGGCGTCGTGGCAGCCGTCCGACCTGCTGCCGGATCCGGCGGCCCTGGGCAGCGACGGCTTCCACGCCGCGTGCCTCGAGCtccgcgcgggggcggcggaggtgccgGACGAGCTCCTCGTGTGCCTCGTGGCGAACATGGTCACGGAGGAGGCGCTGCCCACGTACCCGAGCGGGCTGAACCGCTTCGAGGTCGTGCGTGACGCCACGGGCGCCGACCCCACGCCGTGGGCGCGCTGGATCCGCGGGTGGTCCGCTGAGGAGAACCGCCACGGCGACGTGCTCAACCGCTACATGCACCTCTCCGGTCGCTTCGACATGCGCGAGGTGGAGCGCACCGTGCAGCGCCTCATCCGCGACGGGATGAGCTTCCACGGGCCGGTGAGGAGCCCGTACCACGGCTTCGTCTACCTCACCTTCCAGGAGCGCGCCACGGCCATCGCGCACGGGAACACGGCGCGCCTcgtgggcgcgcgcggcgccggggACTCGACCCTCGCGCGGATCTGCGgcaccgtcgccgccgacgagaAGCGGCACGAGGCGGCCTACACACGCATCATGGGGAAGCTCTTCGAGGTGGAACCggacgccgccgtgcgcgcgaTGGCGTACATGATGCGCCACCGGATCGACATGCCGACTGGCTTAATCAATGACGGCCGCCATAGCGGCCGCGACTTCTACGATCGCTTCAGCGCCGTCGCGCAGCAGGCCGGCACGTACACGGTTTCCGACTACCGCGGCATCCTGGAGCACCTCATAGGGCAGTGGGGAGTGAAGGAGCTCGCCTCGGGGCTCTCCGGCGAAGGGAGGCGCGCGCGTGACTACCTGTGCGCGCTGCCGAACAAAATGCAGCGGATGGAAGATAAGGTTCTGGAGAGAGCAGTCAAGGCGAGAAACGAGCCCACTCGTATCCCAATCAACTGGATCTTCGATAGGGTCATCAGTGTCGTTCTACCCTGA
- the LOC120651333 gene encoding acyl-[acyl-carrier-protein] desaturase 6, chloroplastic-like isoform X1: protein MALAAATVLRFGYPSCKPNAPAGRNRCCCNPQTTTGNGVLAINRSTWRCRNGAAASSEATAAAGRRRDKKDVVDEEDEWPSYLTPERLDVLREMEPWVEEHVLTLLKPVEASWQPSDLLPDPAALGSDGFHAACLELRAGAAEVPDELLVCLVANMVTEEALPTYPSGLNRFEVVRDATGADPTPWARWIRGWSAEENRHGDVLNRYMHLSGRFDMREVERTVQRLIRDGMSFHGPVRSPYHGFVYLTFQERATAIAHGNTARLVGARGAGDSTLARICGTVAADEKRHEAAYTRIMGKLFEVEPDAAVRAMAYMMRHRIDMPTGLINDGRHSGRDFYDRFSAVAQQAGTYTVSDYRGILEHLIGQWGVKELASGLSGEGRRARDYLCALPNKMQRMEDKVLERAVKARNEPTRIPINWIFDRVISVVLP from the exons ATGGCCTTGGCAGCAGCAACCGTGCTCAGGTTTGGGTACCCGTCGTGTAAACCAAATGCTCCAGCTGGGAGAaaccgctgctgctgcaaccCACAAACAACTACCGGCAATGGTGTCCTAGCTATCAATCGCAGCACCTG GAGGTGCAGGAACGGGGCTGCAGCGAGCAGTGAGGCGACGGCCGCGGCTGGACGCCGGCGAGACAAGAAGGAcgtggtggacgaggaggacgaatGGCCGAGCTACCTGACGCCGGAGAGGCTGGACGTGCTGAGGGAGATGGAGCCGTGGGTGGAGGAACATGTGCTCACGCTGCTCAAGCCCGTGGAGGCGTCGTGGCAGCCGTCCGACCTGCTGCCGGATCCGGCGGCCCTGGGCAGCGACGGCTTCCACGCCGCGTGCCTCGAGCtccgcgcgggggcggcggaggtgccgGACGAGCTCCTCGTGTGCCTCGTGGCGAACATGGTCACGGAGGAGGCGCTGCCCACGTACCCGAGCGGGCTGAACCGCTTCGAGGTCGTGCGTGACGCCACGGGCGCCGACCCCACGCCGTGGGCGCGCTGGATCCGCGGGTGGTCCGCTGAGGAGAACCGCCACGGCGACGTGCTCAACCGCTACATGCACCTCTCCGGTCGCTTCGACATGCGCGAGGTGGAGCGCACCGTGCAGCGCCTCATCCGCGACGGGATGAGCTTCCACGGGCCGGTGAGGAGCCCGTACCACGGCTTCGTCTACCTCACCTTCCAGGAGCGCGCCACGGCCATCGCGCACGGGAACACGGCGCGCCTcgtgggcgcgcgcggcgccggggACTCGACCCTCGCGCGGATCTGCGgcaccgtcgccgccgacgagaAGCGGCACGAGGCGGCCTACACACGCATCATGGGGAAGCTCTTCGAGGTGGAACCggacgccgccgtgcgcgcgaTGGCGTACATGATGCGCCACCGGATCGACATGCCGACTGGCTTAATCAATGACGGCCGCCATAGCGGCCGCGACTTCTACGATCGCTTCAGCGCCGTCGCGCAGCAGGCCGGCACGTACACGGTTTCCGACTACCGCGGCATCCTGGAGCACCTCATAGGGCAGTGGGGAGTGAAGGAGCTCGCCTCGGGGCTCTCCGGCGAAGGGAGGCGCGCGCGTGACTACCTGTGCGCGCTGCCGAACAAAATGCAGCGGATGGAAGATAAGGTTCTGGAGAGAGCAGTCAAGGCGAGAAACGAGCCCACTCGTATCCCAATCAACTGGATCTTCGATAGGGTCATCAGTGTCGTTCTACCCTGA